TCCTCGTACGGTGGCGTCAGCCGAACAAGGTTTCTCCAGAAAAAGAGCAAAACCAGCGCCGCGAATCCAAATACGAATCCGTGCAGCCCGTACTTGCGAGCGAGCGTCATCACCCCTTGCCTCTCGGAAATCCCCAAATGCATCTCATCGAAGACGGCCCGTTCGCTCGGGCCCATTAATCGTGCAATGACTTCCGTTTCCGGGCTCTTGCGCATGGCTTCATTGCTGAACAGATACGAATCGGTCAGCATAACGAGCGTGCCGTCTCCAATTTCGCGCTGAACGGCAACAGGCTTGCCATCACATTCGTAGAGTGTCTTCCACGCGGCATCTGATGGTTTGAAATACGCTATGCTGTGCCACTCGAGCGAACTCGGCAATGTCTCGCCGGGCACGCTCATCGCCTCCAGATCGCGCCGGTCCTCTTGTCCATCGCCTGTCGGGGATTTGGGCCTGTCAACATCTATCTTCCACACCTCTCGCAAATCAACAGGCTTCCCAAGGTCTTCGCCGTCTTCCTCGCCATCTTCTCCCCTACCCCTGAGTCTACTCCTCCGCTTCTCCTCCTCTTCGCTCTGGGAATTGCGGAACTGCGTGTAGAGGTCTTCGTCGCCGCTGTACGTGCGAGTCGGCGCAAATGCGACCACCAAGCGCCCCCCCGCATGCATAATTGCGGCAAGAGCGTCGGCCGATTGTTGCGTTTCCTCCCACCACGCCAATTCCGGGGGCACACCGAGAATGAAGACTGTGGGCGGCGGCGAGACTGATAGTCGCTTCATATCTCGCGTATTGCGCTCAGTCGTGATGGAAGGAATGCGCTCCAGCGCTTCGTACAGCGCTTTCGTGCCGAGCGGATCGGATCGCAGCGTCGAATACGGCGGATAGACATCGCCGACTTCATACCGCAAAAGAAAGAGATGCGCCGCGCCCG
This Candidatus Hydrogenedentota bacterium DNA region includes the following protein-coding sequences:
- a CDS encoding DUF4350 domain-containing protein, giving the protein MRNGNRWITVGLLAMFAAFFAGAAHLFLLRYEVGDVYPPYSTLRSDPLGTKALYEALERIPSITTERNTRDMKRLSVSPPPTVFILGVPPELAWWEETQQSADALAAIMHAGGRLVVAFAPTRTYSGDEDLYTQFRNSQSEEEEKRRSRLRGRGEDGEEDGEDLGKPVDLREVWKIDVDRPKSPTGDGQEDRRDLEAMSVPGETLPSSLEWHSIAYFKPSDAAWKTLYECDGKPVAVQREIGDGTLVMLTDSYLFSNEAMRKSPETEVIARLMGPSERAVFDEMHLGISERQGVMTLARKYGLHGFVFGFAALVLLFFWRNLVRLTPPYEDEFDQSAWYSKGREAAEGLTNLLRRSIKPSDLLGTCVNEWKRAVGMRRPDSQKKLEKMQTVLDAHAAGNTKPVDLVLAYREMVRITTERK